One Prevotella melaninogenica DNA window includes the following coding sequences:
- a CDS encoding glycosyltransferase, with amino-acid sequence MKIAFLSNKNPNDFHLWSGTTRNIFQALSLQHEVVWIGSNLVDGGVWHHRFKGKSERYYPENYSKDFARILSTEIKNGRFDVVVACDYYFASDLQINIPIVYISDATFDQFKDYLNIKEGYYHGLAEATEQRLIDNVDVLLYCSEWVKNNAIEHYHADARKINVVEFGANIPAPLKYKIESPTDVCHLVFIGRNWEKKGGDKALAAYRHMKEKGFPCTLTIIGSTPPTKIEEDEGLTIIPFLDKSKEEDLKKLDEILYNAHFLILPTTFDAYGIVFCEASAYGVPSIAANVGGVSQPVREGKNGYLLPPSASGKDYAEKIISIFSNQKQYTALRKSSRKEYEKRLNWDVWKRKVDIIFRKAIKQKKREVDSSTDFYLPVYAINMKSRPDRRKHLEKQFRGKKEFALHIIDAVEDTNGRLGLWKSMVKVVKTAISNGDDIMIICEDDHTFTQDYSRDYLFANIIEAEEQHVELLSGGIGGFGHAVPVSANRYWVDWFWCTQFIVIFKPLFNKILEYDFQDNDTADGVLSVIAKNKMTVYPFLSIQTDFGYSDVTASNDRFKGLISQHFKETDKRLAMVHNISHHFND; translated from the coding sequence ATGAAAATAGCATTTCTCTCGAACAAAAATCCCAATGACTTTCACCTATGGTCTGGAACAACACGAAATATTTTCCAAGCCCTATCACTGCAGCATGAAGTGGTATGGATTGGAAGTAACTTGGTAGATGGTGGTGTTTGGCATCATCGTTTCAAAGGAAAGAGTGAAAGATATTACCCAGAGAATTATTCAAAGGATTTTGCAAGAATTCTGTCCACAGAAATTAAGAATGGTCGATTTGATGTGGTTGTAGCTTGTGATTACTATTTTGCATCTGACCTACAAATAAATATCCCTATCGTATATATCAGTGATGCGACGTTTGACCAATTCAAAGATTATCTTAATATTAAAGAAGGCTACTATCATGGTCTTGCAGAAGCAACAGAACAACGGTTGATAGACAATGTTGATGTTCTGTTATATTGTTCAGAATGGGTAAAAAACAATGCAATAGAGCATTATCATGCTGATGCACGTAAGATAAACGTCGTAGAATTCGGAGCTAACATCCCTGCACCCTTAAAGTATAAGATAGAGTCACCAACGGACGTTTGCCATCTGGTATTTATTGGGAGAAATTGGGAAAAGAAAGGAGGAGACAAAGCTCTTGCGGCTTACAGACACATGAAGGAAAAAGGATTTCCTTGTACGCTGACAATTATAGGCTCTACCCCACCTACAAAAATAGAAGAGGACGAAGGGCTCACCATCATTCCTTTTTTGGACAAATCAAAGGAAGAAGACTTGAAAAAACTTGATGAAATACTGTATAATGCGCATTTCCTCATTTTGCCAACCACTTTTGATGCTTATGGAATTGTTTTCTGTGAAGCATCAGCTTATGGAGTACCAAGCATAGCTGCAAATGTGGGTGGTGTGAGTCAACCTGTGAGGGAAGGAAAGAATGGTTATTTACTTCCACCTTCTGCTTCTGGTAAGGATTATGCAGAGAAAATCATCTCTATTTTCAGTAATCAAAAACAATATACCGCACTGCGTAAATCAAGCAGAAAAGAATATGAAAAAAGACTGAATTGGGATGTATGGAAAAGAAAAGTTGATATCATCTTTAGAAAAGCAATAAAACAAAAAAAGAGAGAAGTAGATTCCTCTACAGATTTTTATCTCCCTGTGTATGCCATCAACATGAAAAGTCGCCCTGACAGACGTAAGCACTTAGAGAAACAGTTCAGAGGGAAAAAAGAATTCGCTTTACATATCATTGATGCCGTTGAAGATACAAATGGAAGATTAGGACTATGGAAAAGCATGGTTAAGGTTGTAAAAACTGCTATAAGTAACGGTGATGATATTATGATTATCTGTGAGGATGACCATACTTTTACGCAGGACTATTCCAGAGATTACTTGTTCGCCAATATTATTGAAGCAGAAGAACAACACGTAGAATTATTGTCAGGAGGTATTGGAGGATTTGGACATGCCGTACCTGTATCTGCCAATAGATATTGGGTAGACTGGTTTTGGTGCACACAGTTCATCGTTATTTTCAAACCTCTGTTTAATAAGATCTTGGAATACGATTTTCAGGATAATGACACAGCAGATGGTGTACTATCTGTCATTGCTAAAAACAAGATGACTGTTTATCCTTTTCTGTCTATACAGACTGATTTTGGCTATTCAGATGTAACAGCCAGTAATGATAGATTTAAGGGACTAATAAGTCAACATTTTAAAGAGACGGATAAAAGATTGGCAATGGTTCATAACATATCACATCATTTTAACGACTGA
- a CDS encoding TolC family protein, with protein MKLKIYIYLTFHLLFLCSNRVSSQTPIVKGSLSYVIDTLSLTSNNAQIEKLKYKNELLRYENYKKSYLPSISFALSPIGFNRSLRLMQDPTTGSYTYVKDYSNSSSVGLTIHQNVPFTGGQLQVGSSLNYLNEFSYHRKSYSTSPYYISYSQNLWGGRKRYLLEKKIEESKNMIAINKFCSNIAQIQQNILSQYMDVLAAKMRLNLSKQTVLNNDTLLDIARIKLDNGRITEYDYKQIELQSLRSKLDSEDAIQNYQQLYHQLLTSIGTTQEIAIVSPEFDLPLSIDSVAIWYYVRKNNSFYQQQELEKLEAEQNLFLVKLENRFNASISLGYGTNQYAEHLVEAYHHPNTRQSIQVGIQIPIFQWGINKNKVKMAENIFQSNRLERETRLRNFENQITERINTYRSAVKLWMTAKQSYELSQDQYKLALKKFSLGRISDYELYIAQNNQFTSLSQYASAIRQAYTNYYIIRGMTLYDFKKERDLIESLVK; from the coding sequence GTGAAACTTAAAATCTATATTTATCTAACTTTTCATCTACTGTTTTTATGTAGCAATAGAGTGTCTTCACAGACGCCTATTGTGAAGGGGAGCCTGTCATATGTCATAGATACGCTTTCGCTTACTTCAAATAATGCCCAGATAGAAAAGCTTAAGTATAAAAACGAACTGTTACGTTATGAAAACTATAAAAAGAGCTACTTACCCTCTATTAGTTTTGCGTTGTCTCCTATTGGCTTTAATCGCTCATTAAGGCTTATGCAGGATCCTACAACTGGTAGTTATACGTATGTAAAAGATTACTCTAACAGCAGTAGTGTCGGACTTACTATACATCAAAATGTACCATTTACAGGAGGTCAACTACAAGTTGGAAGTAGTTTAAACTATCTGAACGAATTTTCTTATCATCGTAAGAGTTACAGTACCTCACCTTATTATATTAGTTATTCGCAAAATCTATGGGGCGGAAGAAAGCGTTATCTGCTGGAAAAGAAAATAGAAGAATCGAAGAACATGATTGCTATCAACAAGTTTTGTTCTAATATTGCGCAGATACAACAAAACATCTTAAGTCAATATATGGATGTTTTAGCAGCGAAAATGAGACTTAATCTTTCAAAGCAAACCGTTCTTAACAATGACACATTATTAGATATTGCACGAATAAAACTGGATAATGGTCGTATTACGGAATATGATTACAAGCAAATAGAGTTACAATCTTTACGAAGTAAATTAGACTCTGAAGATGCAATCCAAAACTATCAACAACTTTACCACCAGCTATTGACAAGTATTGGTACAACACAGGAGATAGCTATAGTTTCGCCAGAATTTGACCTTCCATTATCCATTGACTCTGTAGCAATATGGTACTATGTACGTAAGAACAATTCTTTTTATCAGCAGCAGGAACTTGAGAAACTTGAAGCAGAGCAAAATCTTTTCCTTGTTAAACTGGAAAATCGTTTTAATGCCAGTATTAGTCTTGGCTATGGAACAAACCAGTATGCTGAGCATTTAGTAGAAGCATACCATCATCCGAATACTCGGCAATCTATTCAGGTGGGTATTCAGATCCCTATTTTCCAATGGGGTATTAACAAGAATAAAGTCAAAATGGCGGAGAATATATTTCAGTCTAACCGCCTTGAACGTGAAACGAGACTAAGAAATTTTGAAAATCAGATTACAGAAAGAATTAATACCTATCGGTCGGCTGTCAAACTCTGGATGACAGCTAAACAATCCTACGAACTATCACAGGATCAATATAAACTTGCCTTGAAGAAATTCTCGTTAGGTAGAATTTCAGACTATGAACTATATATTGCCCAAAACAATCAATTTACCTCATTATCACAATATGCTTCTGCTATCAGACAAGCATACACTAACTACTATATCATAAGGGGTATGACTTTATATGACTTCAAAAAAGAAAGAGACTTAATTGAGAGTCTCGTTAAATAA
- a CDS encoding RagB/SusD family nutrient uptake outer membrane protein: MKKHILALGAVAALFSGMTFTSCNFLDQDDNFNAIFKEDSVFHSAQNANGYLFATPTMFPSAGNIWGNSWTPGETASDEICVRWQTNEFWGAKFTVGNVNAENVPNWGYWYQMYKIINRCNRMLANVDKIGDMSNNDKADYKAMVHFIRGYAYYVLLQNWGPCLIVNDEVISTSEKADYYDRERATMDESIDYICNEFAQSLPGLKRPSEQSTAYFGRPTRGTALALIARLRLIQASPTFNGGTYAKRCFGEWKRKSDGKYYVNQTYDAKRWAVAAAAAKQVIDLNYYTLYTVDADKDNPYPLDASVPTAKFPDGAGGIDPYHSFADMFNGEGTAKVNREFIWADEYSGPVMNYTHHSFPVNYGGWGGMSVPQRVIDCFLMKDGKKPAESPLYEADLTKHVNQKKSIGDCDMANGTPLAYTNRSARFYASIGFPGRIWKMNSTTDGSYNNQTFWYSIDDSKAGKNAAGNNPNDYCISGYVPFKYIHPDDSWHGKDGASVIPKPFPIIRYAEILLLYCEAANHVQGSETVKTWDVNGRLVDVAVTRDEAAMARYFNMIRYRVGLPGVEAATLSSENAFDEVIKNERQVELFNEGYRYFDTRRWGTYFTEDANSSNWRGLDVYSEKKGNNDGPFFNLVTINEQNIRDRKALPRMVFLPLMHRELLKSPKMDQNPGWDR; the protein is encoded by the coding sequence ATGAAAAAACATATTTTAGCTTTGGGCGCGGTTGCAGCTCTGTTCTCAGGCATGACATTCACATCATGTAACTTCTTGGATCAGGACGACAACTTTAATGCTATCTTCAAGGAGGACTCTGTCTTCCACTCTGCCCAGAATGCAAATGGCTATCTCTTTGCTACACCAACGATGTTCCCATCAGCTGGTAACATCTGGGGTAACTCATGGACTCCAGGTGAGACAGCGTCAGACGAGATTTGTGTACGCTGGCAGACTAACGAGTTCTGGGGTGCAAAGTTCACAGTAGGAAATGTCAATGCAGAGAACGTTCCTAACTGGGGTTATTGGTACCAGATGTATAAGATTATCAATCGTTGTAACCGTATGTTGGCAAATGTTGATAAGATTGGTGATATGTCTAACAATGATAAGGCAGACTATAAGGCAATGGTTCACTTCATCCGTGGTTATGCTTACTACGTATTGTTGCAGAACTGGGGTCCTTGTCTGATTGTGAATGATGAGGTTATCTCAACCAGTGAAAAGGCTGATTACTATGACCGTGAGCGTGCAACAATGGATGAGTCTATTGACTATATCTGTAATGAGTTTGCACAGTCACTACCGGGTTTGAAGCGTCCAAGCGAGCAGTCTACTGCTTACTTCGGTCGTCCAACAAGGGGTACAGCACTCGCACTTATCGCACGTCTTCGTCTTATTCAGGCTTCACCAACCTTCAATGGCGGCACTTATGCTAAGCGTTGCTTTGGTGAGTGGAAGCGTAAGAGCGATGGCAAGTATTATGTAAACCAGACTTACGATGCAAAGCGTTGGGCTGTTGCTGCAGCTGCTGCTAAGCAGGTTATCGACCTTAATTACTATACACTCTACACTGTTGATGCTGATAAGGATAATCCATATCCACTTGATGCATCTGTTCCAACAGCGAAGTTCCCTGATGGTGCTGGTGGTATCGACCCATATCACTCATTTGCTGATATGTTCAATGGTGAGGGTACAGCAAAGGTAAACAGAGAGTTTATCTGGGCTGACGAGTACTCAGGTCCTGTAATGAACTATACCCATCACTCATTCCCAGTGAACTATGGTGGATGGGGTGGTATGTCAGTTCCACAGCGTGTAATCGACTGCTTCTTGATGAAGGATGGTAAGAAGCCAGCAGAGTCTCCACTCTATGAGGCAGACTTGACCAAGCACGTGAACCAGAAGAAGTCTATCGGTGATTGCGATATGGCAAACGGTACACCATTGGCTTACACAAATCGTTCGGCTCGTTTCTATGCAAGTATCGGCTTCCCTGGTCGTATCTGGAAGATGAACTCTACCACAGATGGTAGTTATAACAACCAGACATTCTGGTACTCTATTGATGATTCTAAGGCTGGTAAGAATGCGGCTGGTAACAACCCTAACGACTACTGTATCAGTGGTTACGTGCCATTCAAGTACATCCACCCAGATGACTCTTGGCATGGTAAGGATGGTGCTTCTGTTATTCCTAAGCCATTCCCAATCATCCGTTATGCTGAAATCTTGTTGCTGTACTGTGAGGCAGCTAACCATGTTCAAGGTTCAGAGACTGTGAAGACATGGGATGTAAATGGTAGACTTGTTGATGTTGCCGTAACTCGTGATGAGGCTGCTATGGCACGTTACTTCAATATGATTCGTTATCGTGTTGGTCTTCCAGGTGTTGAAGCTGCAACACTCAGCTCTGAGAATGCTTTCGACGAGGTTATCAAGAACGAACGTCAGGTTGAGCTCTTCAATGAGGGTTATCGCTACTTCGACACACGTCGTTGGGGTACTTACTTCACAGAGGATGCCAACAGTTCTAATTGGCGTGGTCTTGATGTTTACAGCGAGAAGAAGGGTAACAATGATGGCCCATTCTTTAACCTTGTAACCATCAACGAGCAGAATATCCGCGACCGTAAGGCTCTCCCACGTATGGTATTCCTTCCACTCATGCATCGTGAGTTGTTGAAGAGTCCTAAGATGGATCAGAACCCAGGTTGGGATCGTTAA
- a CDS encoding IPT/TIG domain-containing protein, protein MKRLFKSYLWMVLMGSLAWVSCSDKEVGGTAGTSFDPSQPIVISDFYPDSGGIATPMIITGKNFGTDTTGLALWYVDEDGGRHRGGLVSSNGEKLYCYVPAGLTYKRNIKLEVTRANGADTIKGAGSRDFKYITQTAVTTIVGTQTSDAHATKIDKLLTSNLSAPGYLCVDNDNNIFIVQHRFDDSFKANGSDAFIECRDEKNENVGGMVLKADLKRDQISILQVNSKKDEKINAPAYSTLDGYEGVYVPDDNGRKYYSLLKAQGYAVHKQQFINPNGYANLDESNWKYCFVINKNDQMIYSVMFKGQLIRINPKTRKAELLLKRVGKDGPKGSGGSDAFCTFSPTQPNRLFISFTDAHQIWYVDVDQLSDKDSLTYAGEPYAGISSFGTVNVTEGKGWEDGALKNAKFCYPRQMTFTKDGKLYIADSGNHCIRMIDTTQGKNARVTTPIGVPQSAGFHDGGVELAKFNWPTGVAVSADGSTVYVADSKNQVIRELSIK, encoded by the coding sequence ATGAAGAGACTTTTCAAATCTTATTTGTGGATGGTCTTGATGGGCTCGCTCGCATGGGTTTCCTGCTCTGATAAAGAGGTAGGAGGCACAGCAGGTACTTCTTTTGACCCATCACAACCAATTGTCATTAGTGACTTTTATCCCGACAGTGGTGGTATTGCCACCCCAATGATTATCACTGGTAAGAACTTTGGTACTGATACCACAGGTCTTGCACTTTGGTATGTTGATGAAGATGGAGGTCGCCACCGTGGTGGTCTTGTATCATCTAATGGCGAAAAGCTTTATTGCTATGTGCCAGCTGGTTTGACTTACAAGCGTAACATCAAACTTGAGGTGACACGTGCTAACGGTGCTGATACCATTAAGGGCGCTGGTAGCCGCGACTTTAAGTATATCACACAGACTGCTGTTACAACAATTGTTGGAACACAGACAAGTGATGCGCACGCTACAAAGATAGACAAGCTGTTGACATCAAATCTTTCAGCTCCGGGTTATCTTTGTGTTGACAATGATAACAATATCTTTATCGTACAGCATAGATTTGATGATAGTTTTAAAGCTAATGGAAGTGATGCTTTTATCGAATGCCGTGATGAGAAGAATGAGAATGTCGGAGGTATGGTGTTAAAAGCTGACTTGAAGAGAGATCAGATTTCAATTCTTCAGGTGAATAGTAAAAAAGACGAGAAAATTAATGCGCCAGCCTACTCAACACTTGATGGTTATGAGGGTGTATATGTACCAGACGATAACGGACGTAAGTATTATAGTCTGTTGAAGGCTCAGGGTTATGCCGTTCACAAGCAGCAGTTCATCAATCCTAACGGTTATGCAAACCTTGACGAAAGCAACTGGAAGTATTGCTTCGTGATTAACAAGAACGACCAGATGATTTACTCTGTGATGTTTAAGGGTCAGCTCATTCGTATTAATCCTAAGACACGTAAGGCAGAGTTGCTCTTGAAGCGTGTTGGTAAGGATGGTCCTAAGGGAAGCGGTGGTTCAGATGCTTTCTGTACTTTCAGCCCTACACAGCCTAACCGTCTGTTCATCTCATTCACCGATGCACACCAGATTTGGTATGTTGACGTTGACCAGTTGTCAGACAAGGATTCTCTGACTTACGCAGGTGAGCCATACGCAGGTATTTCTTCTTTCGGTACTGTAAACGTAACTGAAGGTAAGGGATGGGAAGACGGAGCGTTGAAGAATGCTAAGTTCTGTTATCCACGTCAGATGACCTTCACCAAGGACGGTAAGCTTTATATTGCCGACTCTGGTAACCACTGTATTCGTATGATTGATACCACTCAAGGTAAGAACGCACGCGTTACTACACCAATTGGTGTACCACAGAGTGCAGGTTTCCACGATGGTGGTGTCGAGTTAGCCAAGTTTAATTGGCCGACGGGAGTCGCCGTGAGTGCTGACGGAAGTACGGTTTATGTCGCCGATTCAAAGAATCAGGTGATACGAGAGTTATCAATTAAATAG
- a CDS encoding SusC/RagA family TonB-linked outer membrane protein: protein MRRTLYVLCLMVALLTHAGYAYSQDNGTAKQFSVAGVILDDTGEPCIGATVRVKNEPGVGTVSDLDGKFEIKVKPGATLLFEYVGMETVQRTILKDEPSLSVKFKVAKTNAIDEVVVTGLVSQKKVSVVGAVSTINMDELRTPGTSLVNMIGGRMPGVITMQISGEPGQNLSNFWVRGVSTFGAGAGALVLIDGIEGRLSDIDVDDVESISVLKDAAATAVYGVRGANGVVLVTTKRGSKEKIQVTARATVKLSQIKRLPEYLSSYDYARLANEARAMSGEADLYTPIQLDIIKNNLDPELYPNVNWIDQIMKKASLQENYYASARGGGDVAQYFVSVGYRHEGAAYKQKENQFHRPLSYDQLTYRANINMNLTKRSELYFGVDGSITNYTTPGGKNTNQVWEDVLQLNPLMFPVTYADGTLPTYGQNDLISPFAALNYQGYNSADNTRNMITLKFTHRFGGILKGLVGSVQAVNDRTSGFSERRFVKPDYYRATGRTATGDLIKTLRSKQQDMSYSSNNESWRKYYMEAKLDYNTSIGAHNLGALLFYYMEDTKGSKWGNGDALGIAAIPKRRQNVSGRLSWGYNSTYFVDANFGYTGSDIFPKGERFGFFPSIAVGWAPTSYKWVQKHLPFVNFFKIRGSYGLAGNDQIADKDSRFPYLTIINNHAGTTWGYTGQGIVEKQQGADNLKWEVAKKLNVGIDANFFNDAIKLTIDVFRDTRDHIFQDRVTLPEFAGMVTYPKSNVGRMHSFGSDGNISYFHKINKDMNFTVRANYTWSQNIVDYFEENKLAYDYQSVTGMPYGVLRGYISEGLFKDEADIRQSADQTAAFGVVRPGDIKYRDVNGDGVINKDDRVPLSYGNNVPRVMFGLGGEFNYKDFTVSLLFKGNTGVNYYRVGMGHDAGWIPFYNGEMGNVLKMVNNPKNRWIPSWYSGDPSTENPNAMFPRLSYGSNTNNSQLSTFWKQNGSFLRFQELNFRYVFRHRKWLRAAGLSALECDFVINNLFTIDSAKYFDPEQAWYNGAAYPIPTTYSLQMYFRF, encoded by the coding sequence ATGAGAAGAACTTTATATGTCTTGTGTCTTATGGTAGCTCTGCTGACTCATGCAGGCTACGCCTATTCACAAGATAATGGTACTGCAAAGCAGTTCTCGGTAGCGGGTGTCATCCTCGATGATACAGGTGAGCCATGTATTGGTGCTACCGTTCGTGTTAAGAACGAGCCGGGTGTAGGAACTGTTTCCGACCTTGATGGTAAGTTCGAGATTAAGGTTAAGCCGGGTGCTACGCTCTTGTTCGAGTACGTCGGTATGGAGACCGTACAGCGCACCATTCTTAAGGACGAGCCTTCCCTTTCAGTTAAGTTCAAGGTAGCCAAGACAAATGCCATCGACGAGGTTGTCGTGACAGGTCTTGTTTCTCAGAAAAAGGTATCGGTGGTAGGTGCTGTGTCTACTATTAATATGGATGAGTTGCGTACCCCGGGTACTTCACTTGTGAACATGATTGGTGGTCGTATGCCGGGTGTTATCACCATGCAGATTTCTGGTGAGCCGGGACAGAACCTTTCAAACTTCTGGGTGCGTGGTGTATCAACCTTCGGTGCTGGAGCTGGTGCATTGGTCCTCATCGATGGTATTGAGGGTCGCCTCAGCGATATTGATGTAGACGACGTTGAGAGCATTTCTGTATTAAAGGATGCTGCCGCAACAGCTGTTTACGGTGTGCGTGGTGCTAACGGTGTTGTATTGGTTACTACCAAGCGCGGTTCTAAGGAGAAGATTCAGGTTACAGCTCGTGCGACAGTGAAGTTGTCACAGATCAAGCGTCTGCCTGAGTATCTCTCATCTTACGACTATGCAAGACTTGCTAATGAGGCACGTGCAATGTCAGGAGAAGCCGACCTCTATACACCAATTCAGTTGGATATCATCAAGAACAATCTTGACCCAGAGCTTTATCCTAACGTAAACTGGATAGACCAGATTATGAAGAAGGCCTCTTTGCAGGAGAACTACTATGCCAGTGCGCGTGGTGGTGGTGATGTTGCACAGTACTTCGTTTCTGTAGGTTATCGTCACGAAGGTGCTGCCTATAAGCAGAAGGAGAACCAGTTCCACCGTCCATTGTCTTACGACCAGTTGACTTATCGTGCAAACATCAACATGAACCTTACAAAGCGTTCTGAGCTTTACTTTGGTGTTGATGGTAGCATCACTAACTACACAACTCCGGGTGGTAAGAATACCAACCAAGTGTGGGAGGATGTACTCCAGCTGAATCCATTGATGTTCCCTGTTACCTATGCTGACGGAACATTGCCAACTTATGGTCAGAACGACCTTATCTCTCCATTTGCAGCGCTTAACTATCAGGGTTACAACTCAGCTGATAACACTCGTAACATGATTACCTTGAAGTTCACACACCGCTTCGGTGGTATTCTCAAGGGACTCGTGGGTTCTGTTCAGGCTGTTAATGACCGCACATCAGGTTTCAGCGAGCGTCGTTTCGTTAAGCCAGACTACTATCGCGCTACAGGTCGTACCGCTACAGGTGACCTTATCAAGACACTGCGTTCTAAGCAGCAAGATATGTCGTACTCTTCAAACAATGAATCTTGGAGAAAGTACTACATGGAGGCTAAGTTAGACTATAACACAAGTATCGGTGCTCACAACCTCGGTGCTCTCCTCTTCTATTATATGGAAGATACAAAGGGTTCTAAATGGGGCAATGGTGATGCCCTCGGTATCGCAGCTATTCCTAAGCGTCGTCAGAACGTATCTGGTCGTTTGTCATGGGGTTATAACTCAACTTACTTTGTAGATGCTAACTTCGGTTACACTGGTTCAGACATCTTCCCTAAGGGTGAGCGTTTCGGTTTCTTCCCATCAATCGCTGTGGGTTGGGCTCCAACTTCATACAAGTGGGTACAGAAGCATCTTCCATTCGTAAACTTCTTCAAGATTCGTGGTTCTTACGGTCTTGCAGGTAACGACCAGATTGCAGATAAGGATTCTCGTTTCCCATACTTGACAATTATCAACAACCACGCTGGTACCACATGGGGTTATACCGGTCAGGGTATTGTTGAGAAGCAGCAGGGTGCTGACAACTTGAAGTGGGAGGTTGCTAAGAAGTTGAACGTCGGTATCGATGCTAACTTCTTCAACGATGCTATCAAATTGACTATTGATGTGTTCCGTGATACACGTGACCACATCTTCCAAGACCGTGTTACATTGCCAGAGTTTGCTGGTATGGTTACTTATCCTAAGTCAAACGTGGGTCGTATGCACTCATTTGGTTCAGATGGTAACATCTCTTATTTCCACAAGATTAACAAGGATATGAACTTTACTGTTCGTGCCAACTATACATGGTCACAGAATATTGTTGACTACTTCGAGGAGAACAAGCTTGCTTACGATTATCAGAGCGTGACAGGTATGCCTTACGGCGTATTGCGTGGATACATCTCTGAGGGTCTCTTCAAGGATGAGGCTGATATTCGTCAGAGCGCAGACCAGACAGCAGCCTTCGGTGTTGTTCGTCCCGGTGATATCAAGTATCGTGACGTGAATGGTGATGGTGTCATCAATAAGGACGACCGCGTGCCATTGTCTTACGGTAACAACGTTCCTCGTGTAATGTTCGGTCTTGGTGGTGAGTTCAACTATAAGGACTTCACTGTAAGTTTGCTCTTCAAGGGTAATACAGGTGTTAACTACTACCGTGTAGGTATGGGTCACGATGCAGGTTGGATTCCATTCTACAATGGTGAGATGGGTAATGTGTTGAAGATGGTAAACAATCCAAAGAATCGTTGGATTCCATCATGGTACTCTGGTGACCCATCAACAGAGAATCCTAACGCAATGTTCCCACGTCTCTCTTACGGTTCAAATACCAACAACTCACAGCTTTCTACCTTCTGGAAGCAGAATGGTTCATTCCTCCGTTTCCAGGAGTTGAACTTCCGTTACGTCTTCCGTCATCGTAAGTGGCTGCGTGCAGCTGGTCTTAGTGCATTAGAGTGTGACTTCGTTATCAACAACCTCTTCACTATCGACAGCGCAAAGTACTTCGATCCAGAGCAGGCTTGGTATAATGGTGCGGCTTATCCAATCCCAACCACCTATTCATTGCAGATGTACTTTAGATTCTAA
- a CDS encoding DUF1735 domain-containing protein — protein MKKYKYILGCALAAVALSSCNNYDFEQNFYPHKVGLMAGSNRIYDRTTVELSAVENGTASVQLVANLSGSQLADRDYHVTIAHDDSLFNAYNKSNFDIDSTKFARLLPQNCYEDPAMAGTIPSGSNKCLFDIKLKNLGTLSPDSTYFLNYKIVSHDASALATDNNKLGVKLDHVLIKVTWKNAYGSTAEGWNYQLVSSQVTNLETKSTTRPTNTVRAFPIAANAVRFLAGDEKWDNYEKALHDINVKSIVATIGSKTVTNPSAYNVTLKPYKQDSLEVEMLTPVGEYNNTFLLNELGGSASTNPTYFKEFRLHYRYRVMKNAKQNDGTWKAGPWKEVLSKLRYQYNPRADKL, from the coding sequence ATGAAAAAATACAAGTATATTTTAGGATGTGCCTTAGCTGCTGTAGCATTGTCATCATGTAATAATTATGACTTTGAGCAGAACTTCTATCCTCACAAGGTAGGATTGATGGCAGGTTCCAACCGTATCTACGACCGCACCACGGTAGAACTTTCTGCCGTGGAGAACGGTACGGCTTCTGTACAGTTGGTAGCAAATCTGAGTGGTTCGCAGTTGGCTGACCGTGACTATCACGTGACGATTGCTCATGATGACTCACTCTTCAATGCTTATAACAAATCTAACTTCGATATTGACAGCACAAAGTTTGCGCGTCTTCTGCCACAGAACTGCTATGAGGACCCTGCTATGGCGGGTACTATCCCATCAGGTTCAAACAAGTGCCTCTTTGATATCAAGTTGAAGAACCTCGGTACCTTGTCACCAGACAGTACTTACTTCCTCAACTACAAGATTGTTAGCCACGATGCAAGTGCACTCGCAACTGACAATAATAAGTTAGGTGTTAAGTTGGATCATGTCTTGATTAAGGTGACATGGAAGAATGCTTACGGTTCTACTGCTGAGGGCTGGAACTATCAGTTGGTATCTTCACAGGTTACTAACCTTGAGACAAAGTCAACTACTCGTCCAACCAATACTGTTCGTGCATTCCCTATCGCGGCTAACGCTGTTCGTTTCCTTGCTGGTGATGAGAAGTGGGATAACTACGAGAAGGCACTCCATGACATCAATGTCAAGAGTATCGTTGCTACTATCGGCTCAAAGACTGTTACTAATCCATCAGCTTACAACGTAACGCTGAAGCCTTACAAACAGGATTCTCTCGAGGTAGAGATGCTTACTCCAGTTGGTGAGTATAACAATACATTCTTGCTCAATGAGTTAGGTGGTAGTGCATCAACCAATCCAACCTATTTCAAGGAGTTCCGCCTCCACTATCGTTACCGCGTGATGAAGAATGCTAAGCAGAACGATGGTACATGGAAGGCTGGTCCATGGAAGGAAGTGTTGTCTAAGCTGCGCTATCAGTATAATCCAAGAGCAGATAAACTTTAA